The following proteins are encoded in a genomic region of Sander lucioperca isolate FBNREF2018 chromosome 23, SLUC_FBN_1.2, whole genome shotgun sequence:
- the LOC118494335 gene encoding putative protein TPRXL isoform X3, with protein MENCGSMLKSALVVIVLVAMFQSGSAAEKLASCCKKVTNQEITEPILGYLVQRADPPCVQAVIFQTNSGLFCSYLKAPWVRRKVAAFEKAKAQAATSPVAPSTPVSLLSIITSTASPSSSSTPPSSSSLPLSPSSFPLSSTLPASSSFRLLSSSSVPASSSSLPASSSSLPASSSTVPLSSSSLPSSPSTSEMPAGETLQNARSYKTI; from the exons ATGGAAAACTGTGGAAGCATGTTGAAGAGCGCGCTGGTCGTCATCGTCCTGGTGGCTATGTTTCAGTCGGGATCGGCAG CAGAGAAGCTGGCATCCTGCTGTAAGAAAGTCACCAACCAGGAGATAACCGAGCCAATCTTAGGATACTTGGTGCAGCGAGCTGACCCTCCATGTGTCCAAGCTGTCAT CTTTCAAACAAACTCAGGTCTTTTCTGCAGTTATCTGAAAGCTCCCTGGGTTCGCCGCAAGGTTGCTGCATTTga GAAAGCAAAAGCTCAGGCCGCCACTTCACCTGTGGCCCCCTCGACGCCTGTCTCCCTCCTGTCCATCATCACATCCACTGCCTCCCCTTCTTCATCCTCcactcctccttcctcctcctctctccctctttcccccTCCTCTTTCCCCCTTTCCTCAACCcttcctgcctcctcctcctttcgccttctttcctcctcctctgttcctgcttcatcctcctctctcccagcttcctcctcttctctccctgcttcctcctccactgtccctctttcctcctcctctcttccctcttCCCCCTCCACGTCCGAGATGCCTGCTGGTGAAACCT TGCAAAATGCAAGAAGCTATAAGACTATATAA
- the ccl34b.4 gene encoding chemokine (C-C motif) ligand 34b, duplicate 4 has translation MSTKVLSFTLLLLCLCFQDSAQNRRHPGKKLPCCMVTYSKDISSEVTGNKYEQQHSKNQCVEAIIFATPSGTVCVDPKAEWVKKLTAKMTKL, from the exons ATGTCCACCAAGGTCCTGTCCTTCACTCTCCTCCTGCTCTGTCTGTGCTTCCAGGACTCTGCACAAAACC GTCGCCATCCTGGCAAAAAGTTGCCATGCTGCATGGTGACCTACAGCAAGGATATCAGCAGTGAGGTGACTGGGAACAAATATGAACAACAACATTCCAAAAATCAATGTGTGGAGGCTATAAT TTTCGCCACACCTAGCGGAACAGTCTGTGTTGATCCCAAAGCTGAATGGGTCAAGAAAC TCACTGCCAAAATGACAAAGCTGTGA
- the LOC118494335 gene encoding putative protein TPRXL isoform X1, whose product MENCGSMLKSALVVIVLVAMFQSGSAAEKLASCCKKVTNQEITEPILGYLVQRADPPCVQAVIFQTNSGLFCSYLKAPWVRRKVAAFEKAKAQAATSPVAPSTPVSLLSIITSTASPSSSSTPPSSSSLPLSPSSFPLSSTLPASSSFRLLSSSSVPASSSSLPASSSSLPASSSTVPLSSSSLPSSPSTSEMPAGETFLTAGSSVSASNQ is encoded by the exons ATGGAAAACTGTGGAAGCATGTTGAAGAGCGCGCTGGTCGTCATCGTCCTGGTGGCTATGTTTCAGTCGGGATCGGCAG CAGAGAAGCTGGCATCCTGCTGTAAGAAAGTCACCAACCAGGAGATAACCGAGCCAATCTTAGGATACTTGGTGCAGCGAGCTGACCCTCCATGTGTCCAAGCTGTCAT CTTTCAAACAAACTCAGGTCTTTTCTGCAGTTATCTGAAAGCTCCCTGGGTTCGCCGCAAGGTTGCTGCATTTga GAAAGCAAAAGCTCAGGCCGCCACTTCACCTGTGGCCCCCTCGACGCCTGTCTCCCTCCTGTCCATCATCACATCCACTGCCTCCCCTTCTTCATCCTCcactcctccttcctcctcctctctccctctttcccccTCCTCTTTCCCCCTTTCCTCAACCcttcctgcctcctcctcctttcgccttctttcctcctcctctgttcctgcttcatcctcctctctcccagcttcctcctcttctctccctgcttcctcctccactgtccctctttcctcctcctctcttccctcttCCCCCTCCACGTCCGAGATGCCTGCTGGTGAAACCTTTTTGACGGCGGGTAGCAGCGTCTCCGCCTCCAACCAATGA
- the LOC118494335 gene encoding putative protein TPRXL isoform X2 codes for MENCGSMLKSALVVIVLVAMFQSGSAEKLASCCKKVTNQEITEPILGYLVQRADPPCVQAVIFQTNSGLFCSYLKAPWVRRKVAAFEKAKAQAATSPVAPSTPVSLLSIITSTASPSSSSTPPSSSSLPLSPSSFPLSSTLPASSSFRLLSSSSVPASSSSLPASSSSLPASSSTVPLSSSSLPSSPSTSEMPAGETFLTAGSSVSASNQ; via the exons ATGGAAAACTGTGGAAGCATGTTGAAGAGCGCGCTGGTCGTCATCGTCCTGGTGGCTATGTTTCAGTCGGGATCGGCAG AGAAGCTGGCATCCTGCTGTAAGAAAGTCACCAACCAGGAGATAACCGAGCCAATCTTAGGATACTTGGTGCAGCGAGCTGACCCTCCATGTGTCCAAGCTGTCAT CTTTCAAACAAACTCAGGTCTTTTCTGCAGTTATCTGAAAGCTCCCTGGGTTCGCCGCAAGGTTGCTGCATTTga GAAAGCAAAAGCTCAGGCCGCCACTTCACCTGTGGCCCCCTCGACGCCTGTCTCCCTCCTGTCCATCATCACATCCACTGCCTCCCCTTCTTCATCCTCcactcctccttcctcctcctctctccctctttcccccTCCTCTTTCCCCCTTTCCTCAACCcttcctgcctcctcctcctttcgccttctttcctcctcctctgttcctgcttcatcctcctctctcccagcttcctcctcttctctccctgcttcctcctccactgtccctctttcctcctcctctcttccctcttCCCCCTCCACGTCCGAGATGCCTGCTGGTGAAACCTTTTTGACGGCGGGTAGCAGCGTCTCCGCCTCCAACCAATGA